The Arachis hypogaea cultivar Tifrunner chromosome 16, arahy.Tifrunner.gnm2.J5K5, whole genome shotgun sequence genome contains a region encoding:
- the LOC112697644 gene encoding LRR receptor-like serine/threonine-protein kinase ERECTA isoform X1, whose translation MEGSMTFRFGVVLVVAAFLLNCGYGNTVDSDDGATLLEIKKSFRDVDNVLYDWTDSPSSDYCVWRGITCDNVTFNVVALNLSGLNLDGEMSPAIGNLKSLVTIDLKENRLSGQIPDEIGDCSSLQSLDLSFNEIRGDIPFSISKLKQLENLVLKNNQLIGPIPSTLSQIPNLKILDLAQNNLSGEIPRLIYWNEVLQYLGLRGNNLVGSLSPDMCQLTGLWYFDVRNNSLTGSIPESIGNCTSFQVLDISYNKITGEIPFNIGFLQVATLSLQGNKLSGHIPSVIGLMQALAVLDLSCNMLSGSIPPILGNLTYTEKLYLHGNKLTGFIPPELGNMTKLHYLELNDNHLSGRIPPELGKLTDLFDLNVANNNLEGPIPDNLGSCKSLNSLNVHGNKLTGTIPGALKSLESMTYLNLSSNNLQGPIPIELSRIGNLDTLDISNNNIIGSIPSSLGDLEHLLKLNLSRNHITGFIPAEFANLRSVMDIDLSNNQLSGLIPQELSQLQNMVSLRLQNNKLSGDVTSLVNCLSLSLLNVSYNKLVGVIPTSNNFSRFPPDSFIGNPDLCGNWLNSPCHVNHPTERATLSKAAILGIALGGLVILLMILLAACRPYNPSPFPDGSLDKPAVSFSPPKLVILHMNMALHVYEDIMRMTENLSEKYIIGYGASSTVYKCVLKNCKPVAIKRLYSHYPQCLKEFETELETVGSIKHRNLVSLQGYSLSPYGHLLFYDYMENGSLWDLLHGASKKKKLDWDMRLKIALGAAQGLAYLHHDCSPRIIHRDVKSSNILLDGDFEPHLTDFGIAKVLCPTKSHTSTYIMGTIGYIDPEYARTSRLTEKSDVYSYGIVLLELLTGRKAVDNESNLHHLILSKTANNAVMETVDPDITATCNDLGAVKKVYQLALLCTKRQPSDRPTMHEVTRVLGSLMPSTTTDATTISSKQQEGTLPPPSLPCAKVPASCYIDEYANLKTPHLVNCPSMSTSDAQLFLKFGEVISQNSE comes from the exons ATGGAAGGTTCTATGACATTTAGATTTGGGGTGGTTCTTGTTGTTGCTGCTTTTCTTCTCAATTGTGGTTATGGCAACACTGTGGATTCAGATGATG GAGCAACATTGTTGGAGATAAAGAAGTCATTTAGGGATGTGGATAATGTTCTATATGACTGGACAGATTCACCTTCTTCAGATTATTGTGTTTGGAGAGGGATAACTTGTGATAATGTCACCTTCAATGTTGTTGCACT AAATCTTTCAGGACTGAATCTTGATGGTGAAATGTCACCAGCAATAGGGAACCTTAAGAGCTTGGTCACCAT TGATCTCAAAGAAAACAGATTATCAGGGCAGATACCAGATGAGATTGGTGACTGTTCATCTTTACAAAGCTT GGACCTCTCATTCAATGAGATCAGAGGAGATATACCATTTTCAATATCAAAGTTGAAACAACTGGAAAATTT GGTTTTGAAGAATAACCAGTTGATTGGTCCAATCCCTTCAACTTTGTCTCAGATTCCTAACTTGAAGATTCT AGACCTGGCACAGAATAATCTAAGTGGCGAAATACCAAGACTTATATACTGGAATGAAGTTTTGCAGTATCT CGGCTTGCGAGGTAACAATTTGGTTGGTTCACTATCACCAGACATGTGCCAATTAACTGGATTGTGGTATTT TGATGTTAGAAAcaatagcttgacaggaagcATTCCTGAAAGCATAGGAAACTGTACTTCATTCCAAGTCTT GGACATATCCTACAACAAAATCACTGGAGAGATACCATTCAACATTGGATTTCTTCAAGTAGCTACCTT GTCACTTCAAGGGAATAAACTCTCCGGCCATATTCCGTCGGTGATCGGTCTCATGCAAGCACTCGCCGTCTT AGATCTGAGTTGTAACATGTTAAGTGGATCAATCCCTCCTATCTTAGGAAACCTGACATACACAGAAAAATT GTATTTGCATGGAAACAAGCTCACAGGCTTCATCCCCCCGGAGCTAGGGAACATGACAAAGCTTCACTATTT GGAACTGAATGATAACCATTTAAGTGGGCGCATCCCACCCGAACTTGGAAAGCTTACTGATTTGTTTGACTT AAATGTTGCCAACAACAATCTAGAGGGGCCAATTCCGGATAACCTTGGTTCATGTAAAAGCCTTAACAGCCT CAATGTGCATGGGAACAAGTTGACTGGAACAATTCCTGGAGCGCTGAAGAGCTTGGAGAGTATGACTTATTT AAACCTTTCTTCCAACAATCTTCAAGGGCCTATTCCGATCGAGCTATCACGGATTGGTAATTTGGATACATT GgatatttcaaataataatataattggcTCCATTCCTTCTTCCCTCGGTGACTTGGAACATCTTCTAAAGCT GAACCTGAGCAGAAATCATATAACAGGATTTATTCCAGCAGAATTTGCTAATCTTAGAAGTGTTATGGACAT TGATTTGTCAAATAATCAACTCTCTGGCTTGATTCCTCAAGAACTTAGTCAGCTTCAGAACATGGTGTCATT GAGGCTACAAAACAACAAATTATCCGGGGATGTGACGTCGCTTGTAAATTGCCTTAGTCTCTCGCTGCT TAATGTATCGTATAACAAACTAGTTGGTGTTATTCCCACAAGCAATAACTTTTCAAGGTTCCCTCCTGACAG TTTCATTGGAAACCCTGATCTTTGTGGCAATTGGTTGAATTCACCTTGTCATGTTAATCACCCTACGGAGCGAG CAACATTATCTAAGGCAGCTATTCTAGGAATTGCTCTTGGTGGCCTTGTAATCCTCCTTATGATATTGCTCGCAGCATGCCGGCCATACAATCCATCTCCTTTTCCGGATGGATCACTCGACAAACCAG CAGTTAGTTTCTCTCCTCCGAAACTAGTGATTCTTCATATGAATATGGCGCTTCATGTGTATGAGGATATCATGAGGATGACTGAAAACCTGAGCGAGAAGTACATTATTGGATATGGTGCATCAAGCACAGTCTACAAATGTGTTCTCAAAAATTGCAAGCCAGTGGCTATCAAGAGGCTCTATTCTCACTATCCACAGTGCTTGAAAGAATTTGAGACCGAACTCGAGACTGTCGGAAGCATTAAGCACCGGAATCTTGTTAGTCTCCAAGGATACTCTTTATCCCCATATGGGCACCTTCTGTTTTATGACTACATGGAAAATGGCAGTCTATGGGATCTTCTTCATG GGGCtagtaagaagaagaagctcgACTGGGATATGCGTCTGAAGATAGCGCTTGGAGCAGCACAAGGGCTCGCCTATCTACATCATGATTGTAGTCCTCGGATCATACACAGGGATGTGAAATCATCAAACATTTTGCTGGATGGAGACTTTGAGCCCCATCTCACTGATTTTGGCATAGCCAAAGTTCTTTGCCCCACAAAGTCGCATACTTCGACTTACATAATGGGCACAATTGGCTACATAGACCCTGAGTATGCTAGAACCTCCCGGCTCACCGAGAAATCCGATGTGTATAGCTATGGTATTGTGTTACTTGAGTTGCTAACTGGAAGGAAAGCTGTTGACAATGAATCCAACCTCCATCATCTG ATTTTGTCCAAGACAGCAAACAATGCAGTGATGGAAACTGTTGATCCAGACATCACTGCCACATGCAATGACCTTGGAGCAGTGAAGAAGGTCTATCAGCTTGCTCTATTATGCACAAAGCGGCAACCATCGGATCGGCCAACGATGCACGAAGTGACACGTGTCCTCGGCAGCCTCATGCCGTCCACCACCACGGACGCCACCACCATTTCATCAAAACAACAAGAAGGAACTCTTCCACCACCTTCACTACCATGTGCAAAAGTTCCAGCATCATGCTACATTGATGAATATGCAAACCTCAAGACACCACACTTGGTTAATTGCCCTTCAATGAGTACCTCTGATGCACAACTTTTCCTCAAGTTTGGAGAGGTAATCTCCCAAAATAGTGAGTGA
- the LOC112697644 gene encoding LRR receptor-like serine/threonine-protein kinase ERECTA isoform X2 — MEGSMTFRFGVVLVVAAFLLNCGYGNTVDSDDGATLLEIKKSFRDVDNVLYDWTDSPSSDYCVWRGITCDNVTFNVVALNLSGLNLDGEMSPAIGNLKSLVTIDLKENRLSGQIPDEIGDCSSLQSLDLSFNEIRGDIPFSISKLKQLENLVLKNNQLIGPIPSTLSQIPNLKILDLAQNNLSGEIPRLIYWNEVLQYLGLRGNNLVGSLSPDMCQLTGLWYFDVRNNSLTGSIPESIGNCTSFQVLDISYNKITGEIPFNIGFLQVATLSLQGNKLSGHIPSVIGLMQALAVLDLSCNMLSGSIPPILGNLTYTEKLYLHGNKLTGFIPPELGNMTKLHYLELNDNHLSGRIPPELGKLTDLFDLNVANNNLEGPIPDNLGSCKSLNSLNVHGNKLTGTIPGALKSLESMTYLNLSSNNLQGPIPIELSRIGNLDTLDISNNNIIGSIPSSLGDLEHLLKLNLSRNHITGFIPAEFANLRSVMDIDLSNNQLSGLIPQELSQLQNMVSLRLQNNKLSGDVTSLVNCLSLSLLNVSYNKLVGVIPTSNNFSRFPPDSFIGNPDLCGNWLNSPCHVNHPTERATLSKAAILGIALGGLVILLMILLAACRPYNPSPFPDGSLDKPVSFSPPKLVILHMNMALHVYEDIMRMTENLSEKYIIGYGASSTVYKCVLKNCKPVAIKRLYSHYPQCLKEFETELETVGSIKHRNLVSLQGYSLSPYGHLLFYDYMENGSLWDLLHGASKKKKLDWDMRLKIALGAAQGLAYLHHDCSPRIIHRDVKSSNILLDGDFEPHLTDFGIAKVLCPTKSHTSTYIMGTIGYIDPEYARTSRLTEKSDVYSYGIVLLELLTGRKAVDNESNLHHLILSKTANNAVMETVDPDITATCNDLGAVKKVYQLALLCTKRQPSDRPTMHEVTRVLGSLMPSTTTDATTISSKQQEGTLPPPSLPCAKVPASCYIDEYANLKTPHLVNCPSMSTSDAQLFLKFGEVISQNSE; from the exons ATGGAAGGTTCTATGACATTTAGATTTGGGGTGGTTCTTGTTGTTGCTGCTTTTCTTCTCAATTGTGGTTATGGCAACACTGTGGATTCAGATGATG GAGCAACATTGTTGGAGATAAAGAAGTCATTTAGGGATGTGGATAATGTTCTATATGACTGGACAGATTCACCTTCTTCAGATTATTGTGTTTGGAGAGGGATAACTTGTGATAATGTCACCTTCAATGTTGTTGCACT AAATCTTTCAGGACTGAATCTTGATGGTGAAATGTCACCAGCAATAGGGAACCTTAAGAGCTTGGTCACCAT TGATCTCAAAGAAAACAGATTATCAGGGCAGATACCAGATGAGATTGGTGACTGTTCATCTTTACAAAGCTT GGACCTCTCATTCAATGAGATCAGAGGAGATATACCATTTTCAATATCAAAGTTGAAACAACTGGAAAATTT GGTTTTGAAGAATAACCAGTTGATTGGTCCAATCCCTTCAACTTTGTCTCAGATTCCTAACTTGAAGATTCT AGACCTGGCACAGAATAATCTAAGTGGCGAAATACCAAGACTTATATACTGGAATGAAGTTTTGCAGTATCT CGGCTTGCGAGGTAACAATTTGGTTGGTTCACTATCACCAGACATGTGCCAATTAACTGGATTGTGGTATTT TGATGTTAGAAAcaatagcttgacaggaagcATTCCTGAAAGCATAGGAAACTGTACTTCATTCCAAGTCTT GGACATATCCTACAACAAAATCACTGGAGAGATACCATTCAACATTGGATTTCTTCAAGTAGCTACCTT GTCACTTCAAGGGAATAAACTCTCCGGCCATATTCCGTCGGTGATCGGTCTCATGCAAGCACTCGCCGTCTT AGATCTGAGTTGTAACATGTTAAGTGGATCAATCCCTCCTATCTTAGGAAACCTGACATACACAGAAAAATT GTATTTGCATGGAAACAAGCTCACAGGCTTCATCCCCCCGGAGCTAGGGAACATGACAAAGCTTCACTATTT GGAACTGAATGATAACCATTTAAGTGGGCGCATCCCACCCGAACTTGGAAAGCTTACTGATTTGTTTGACTT AAATGTTGCCAACAACAATCTAGAGGGGCCAATTCCGGATAACCTTGGTTCATGTAAAAGCCTTAACAGCCT CAATGTGCATGGGAACAAGTTGACTGGAACAATTCCTGGAGCGCTGAAGAGCTTGGAGAGTATGACTTATTT AAACCTTTCTTCCAACAATCTTCAAGGGCCTATTCCGATCGAGCTATCACGGATTGGTAATTTGGATACATT GgatatttcaaataataatataattggcTCCATTCCTTCTTCCCTCGGTGACTTGGAACATCTTCTAAAGCT GAACCTGAGCAGAAATCATATAACAGGATTTATTCCAGCAGAATTTGCTAATCTTAGAAGTGTTATGGACAT TGATTTGTCAAATAATCAACTCTCTGGCTTGATTCCTCAAGAACTTAGTCAGCTTCAGAACATGGTGTCATT GAGGCTACAAAACAACAAATTATCCGGGGATGTGACGTCGCTTGTAAATTGCCTTAGTCTCTCGCTGCT TAATGTATCGTATAACAAACTAGTTGGTGTTATTCCCACAAGCAATAACTTTTCAAGGTTCCCTCCTGACAG TTTCATTGGAAACCCTGATCTTTGTGGCAATTGGTTGAATTCACCTTGTCATGTTAATCACCCTACGGAGCGAG CAACATTATCTAAGGCAGCTATTCTAGGAATTGCTCTTGGTGGCCTTGTAATCCTCCTTATGATATTGCTCGCAGCATGCCGGCCATACAATCCATCTCCTTTTCCGGATGGATCACTCGACAAACCAG TTAGTTTCTCTCCTCCGAAACTAGTGATTCTTCATATGAATATGGCGCTTCATGTGTATGAGGATATCATGAGGATGACTGAAAACCTGAGCGAGAAGTACATTATTGGATATGGTGCATCAAGCACAGTCTACAAATGTGTTCTCAAAAATTGCAAGCCAGTGGCTATCAAGAGGCTCTATTCTCACTATCCACAGTGCTTGAAAGAATTTGAGACCGAACTCGAGACTGTCGGAAGCATTAAGCACCGGAATCTTGTTAGTCTCCAAGGATACTCTTTATCCCCATATGGGCACCTTCTGTTTTATGACTACATGGAAAATGGCAGTCTATGGGATCTTCTTCATG GGGCtagtaagaagaagaagctcgACTGGGATATGCGTCTGAAGATAGCGCTTGGAGCAGCACAAGGGCTCGCCTATCTACATCATGATTGTAGTCCTCGGATCATACACAGGGATGTGAAATCATCAAACATTTTGCTGGATGGAGACTTTGAGCCCCATCTCACTGATTTTGGCATAGCCAAAGTTCTTTGCCCCACAAAGTCGCATACTTCGACTTACATAATGGGCACAATTGGCTACATAGACCCTGAGTATGCTAGAACCTCCCGGCTCACCGAGAAATCCGATGTGTATAGCTATGGTATTGTGTTACTTGAGTTGCTAACTGGAAGGAAAGCTGTTGACAATGAATCCAACCTCCATCATCTG ATTTTGTCCAAGACAGCAAACAATGCAGTGATGGAAACTGTTGATCCAGACATCACTGCCACATGCAATGACCTTGGAGCAGTGAAGAAGGTCTATCAGCTTGCTCTATTATGCACAAAGCGGCAACCATCGGATCGGCCAACGATGCACGAAGTGACACGTGTCCTCGGCAGCCTCATGCCGTCCACCACCACGGACGCCACCACCATTTCATCAAAACAACAAGAAGGAACTCTTCCACCACCTTCACTACCATGTGCAAAAGTTCCAGCATCATGCTACATTGATGAATATGCAAACCTCAAGACACCACACTTGGTTAATTGCCCTTCAATGAGTACCTCTGATGCACAACTTTTCCTCAAGTTTGGAGAGGTAATCTCCCAAAATAGTGAGTGA